In one window of Opitutus sp. GAS368 DNA:
- a CDS encoding DUF2442 domain-containing protein, translating into MIDPLISVTQVKALPGFKLRLRFSDGAEGVFDCADELWGEVFEPLKDPKYFAKVFLDHGAPSWPNGADLDPAALRKDIKPTTVPRKVVAHKLRPGKAAAVQEKQSDYLRKKAN; encoded by the coding sequence ATGATTGATCCGCTGATCTCCGTTACGCAGGTCAAGGCCCTCCCGGGCTTCAAGCTCCGTCTGCGGTTTTCCGACGGGGCCGAGGGAGTCTTTGACTGTGCGGATGAGCTGTGGGGCGAGGTGTTCGAGCCGCTGAAGGACCCAAAATATTTTGCCAAAGTGTTTCTCGACCACGGAGCACCGTCCTGGCCCAACGGCGCCGATCTCGATCCCGCAGCCTTGCGCAAGGATATCAAGCCGACGACTGTTCCACGCAAGGTGGTCGCGCATAAGCTTCGTCCCGGCAAGGCTGCCGCGGTTCAGGAAAAACAGTCAGATTATCTCCGCAAGAAAGCCAACTAA
- a CDS encoding metalloregulator ArsR/SmtB family transcription factor, producing MNSSWDHLKILSDSTRLRLLALLLKEELSVAELQEILGMAQSRISSQLALLRQAGFVSDRREGKKAFYSLRATLDPKQLTLLRAACDSVAGLPESGEDRDSLDRVLQKRRRVSEQYFNLIAGKLGKNYCPGRSWEAIGHLALRLVPAITVADLGAGEGLISQLIAHRAERVWCIDNSERMVEVGTELAKKNGLANLTYKLGDIEAVPLPDKSVDLAILSQALHHANHPQTAVNEAFRILKPGGQVLILDLNEHNYEKAHEQFGDLWLGFKESALHGFLKKAGFIKAEVQVVSRETVEPHFETLLASGVKSGK from the coding sequence GTGAACTCCTCCTGGGACCACCTGAAGATCCTGTCCGATTCCACGCGGCTGCGCCTGCTGGCCTTGCTGCTCAAGGAGGAACTCTCGGTCGCCGAGCTGCAGGAAATCCTCGGCATGGCCCAGTCCCGCATCTCCTCCCAGCTCGCGCTGCTGCGCCAGGCCGGCTTCGTCAGCGACCGCCGCGAGGGCAAGAAGGCCTTCTACTCCCTCCGCGCCACCCTCGACCCCAAGCAGCTCACGCTGCTCCGCGCCGCCTGCGACTCCGTCGCCGGGCTGCCCGAGTCCGGCGAAGACCGCGACAGCCTCGACCGCGTCCTGCAGAAGCGCCGCCGCGTCTCCGAGCAGTATTTCAACCTCATCGCCGGCAAGCTCGGAAAGAACTATTGCCCCGGCCGTTCGTGGGAGGCCATCGGACATCTGGCGCTCCGCCTCGTGCCCGCCATCACCGTGGCCGACCTGGGCGCCGGCGAGGGCCTCATCTCGCAACTTATCGCCCATCGCGCCGAGCGCGTCTGGTGCATCGATAATTCCGAACGTATGGTCGAGGTCGGCACCGAGCTGGCGAAGAAGAATGGCTTGGCCAACCTCACCTACAAGCTCGGCGACATCGAGGCGGTGCCGCTGCCCGACAAGTCCGTCGACCTCGCCATCCTCTCCCAGGCGCTCCACCACGCGAATCACCCGCAGACCGCCGTCAACGAGGCCTTCCGTATCCTCAAGCCCGGCGGACAGGTGCTCATCCTCGACCTCAACGAGCACAACTACGAGAAGGCGCACGAACAGTTCGGCGACCTCTGGCTCGGCTTCAAGGAGAGCGCCCTGCACGGCTTCCTGAAAAAGGCCGGCTTCATCAAGGCCGAGGTCCAGGTCGTCTCCCGCGAAACCGTCGAGCCGCATTTCGAAACCCTGCTCGCCAGCGGCGTGAAGAGCGGAAAATAA
- a CDS encoding GreA/GreB family elongation factor — MNSEAISAIVSKHPALKASKAKLEAMEAGAYVVHRSWGFGQIKSFDESDQKLVIDFKGKKAHRMDPVFCVTSMEVLPAKHILARKETDGAKVKELIEDDPVQLVIDTLSAYPGKAASAIELEIVLTQVVGEEKFKRWFSNVKKQLVKDPRVGVPAKKTEAYIVRDEPVSAETEILEEFANTRSARRRISLAEDLLAASIKEESKSSLATVLSGITEAVRDSNQLDASERLYGAFVRDELAKILGHDNGSTNPSQSELIKEVRGLTAIAEKIPVHFQSRFLDLVKETHPLEWREIVFALLKTSQGKFTTECINFLMENGQADELAAALKRWKTEQNLRAPVLLWIIKNRHSKKFSKLLNELITPRLLGAIFFAIDYEALQSAGTRRIPLAEALSDDADLISDLLASADTETARDLGNSLLLNQGFEELTKKSLLARFIKLFPSLQSLVSGESETKDEQFLVSRESYEKKRVEYEEIVSKRIPENSKAISVAREHGDLKENSEFKMAKQDQGVLMGQKAQLERDLARARITDFSEASTDSISVGTIVDLRDVATGKAVRYSVLGAWDSDPDAHRIAYKTPLGQALMGKKVGEHVKLKIGSTHQEFQIAGITRFIDAK, encoded by the coding sequence ATGAATTCCGAAGCCATCTCCGCGATCGTCAGCAAACACCCCGCCCTCAAGGCGTCCAAAGCCAAACTGGAGGCGATGGAAGCCGGCGCTTACGTCGTCCATCGGAGCTGGGGCTTCGGCCAGATCAAGTCGTTCGACGAGTCCGACCAGAAGCTGGTCATCGATTTCAAGGGCAAGAAGGCCCACCGCATGGACCCCGTGTTCTGCGTCACGAGCATGGAGGTCCTTCCGGCCAAGCACATTCTGGCCCGCAAGGAGACCGACGGCGCCAAGGTCAAGGAGCTCATCGAGGATGATCCGGTTCAGCTGGTCATCGACACCCTCTCCGCCTACCCGGGCAAGGCCGCCAGCGCCATCGAGCTCGAAATCGTCCTGACCCAGGTCGTCGGCGAGGAAAAGTTCAAGCGCTGGTTCTCCAACGTCAAAAAGCAGCTGGTCAAGGACCCGCGCGTCGGCGTCCCGGCCAAGAAGACCGAGGCCTACATCGTCCGCGACGAGCCCGTGTCCGCCGAGACAGAGATCCTGGAGGAGTTCGCAAACACCCGTTCCGCCCGCCGCCGCATCTCCCTCGCCGAGGACCTCCTCGCCGCCTCCATCAAGGAGGAGTCGAAGTCCTCCCTCGCCACCGTCCTCTCCGGCATCACCGAGGCCGTCCGTGACAGCAACCAGCTCGACGCCTCGGAGCGCCTCTACGGCGCCTTCGTCCGCGACGAGCTCGCCAAGATCCTCGGCCACGACAACGGCTCGACCAACCCCTCCCAGTCCGAACTCATCAAGGAGGTCCGCGGCCTCACCGCCATCGCCGAGAAGATCCCGGTCCATTTCCAGTCCCGCTTCCTCGACCTCGTCAAGGAGACGCACCCGCTCGAGTGGCGCGAGATCGTCTTCGCCCTCCTCAAGACCTCGCAGGGCAAGTTCACCACCGAGTGCATCAATTTCCTGATGGAAAACGGCCAGGCCGACGAGCTCGCCGCCGCCCTCAAGCGCTGGAAGACCGAGCAGAACCTCCGCGCCCCGGTCCTCCTCTGGATCATCAAGAACCGCCATTCGAAGAAGTTCTCCAAGCTCCTCAACGAGCTCATCACGCCCCGCCTCCTCGGCGCCATCTTCTTCGCCATCGACTACGAGGCCCTCCAGTCCGCCGGCACCCGCCGCATTCCGCTGGCCGAGGCCCTGAGCGACGACGCCGACCTCATCTCCGACCTCCTCGCCTCCGCCGACACCGAGACGGCCCGCGACCTCGGCAACAGCCTCCTGCTCAACCAGGGTTTCGAGGAGCTGACCAAGAAGTCCCTGCTCGCCCGCTTCATCAAGCTCTTCCCCTCCCTCCAGTCCCTCGTCTCCGGCGAGTCCGAGACCAAGGACGAGCAGTTCCTCGTCTCGCGCGAGAGCTACGAGAAGAAGCGCGTCGAATACGAGGAGATCGTCTCCAAGCGCATCCCCGAGAACTCCAAGGCCATCTCCGTCGCCCGCGAGCACGGCGACCTCAAGGAGAACTCCGAGTTCAAGATGGCCAAGCAGGACCAGGGCGTCCTCATGGGCCAGAAGGCGCAGCTCGAGCGCGATCTCGCCCGTGCCCGCATCACCGATTTCAGCGAGGCCAGCACCGACTCGATCAGCGTCGGCACGATCGTCGACCTGCGCGACGTCGCCACCGGCAAGGCCGTCCGCTACTCCGTGCTCGGCGCGTGGGACAGCGACCCGGACGCCCACCGCATCGCCTACAAGACCCCGCTCGGCCAGGCCCTCATGGGCAAGAAGGTCGGCGAGCACGTGAAGCTCAAGATCGGCAGCACCCACCAGGAATTCCAGATCGCCGGCATCACCCGGTTCATCGACGCCAAGTAA